The following coding sequences lie in one Bacteroidales bacterium genomic window:
- a CDS encoding MBL fold metallo-hydrolase, giving the protein MKIINLTEKSKIYTSNVFLILGYWNAVDDVNTLVDVGRDENIIKKIENINTGLGKKKIDQVILTHSHSDHAGLLPVIKKVFKPKVYAFNSFVEGIDHVLKDGDKLMLGDKTFEVFHITAHSNDSICLFCEDEGILFAGDTIFPVKFDNPVIDKENSYVLSRLQGKNIKTVYYGHGSSQVFKSRKFEIIN; this is encoded by the coding sequence ATGAAAATAATAAACCTCACAGAAAAAAGTAAAATATATACGTCAAATGTATTCCTTATACTTGGTTACTGGAATGCTGTTGATGATGTAAATACCCTTGTTGATGTGGGCAGAGATGAAAATATTATTAAAAAAATAGAAAATATAAATACTGGCTTAGGTAAGAAAAAAATAGACCAGGTAATTTTGACACATAGCCACTCTGATCATGCAGGACTTTTACCGGTAATAAAAAAAGTTTTTAAACCGAAAGTATATGCTTTTAATTCTTTTGTCGAAGGTATTGACCATGTACTCAAAGATGGTGATAAACTAATGTTGGGTGACAAAACTTTTGAAGTGTTTCATATAACAGCACATAGTAATGATTCAATTTGTTTATTCTGTGAAGATGAAGGTATTCTTTTTGCTGGCGACACAATATTTCCTGTTAAGTTTGATAATCCTGTCATTGATAAGGAAAATTCTTATGTGCTTTCAAGATTACAGGGAAAGAATATAAAGACAGTATATTATGGACACGGATCATCTCAAGTTTTTAAAAGTAGAAAATTTGAAATAATTAATTAA
- a CDS encoding chemotaxis protein CheW — protein sequence MSKKLNYESDSFLSFKLGDELFSANVAKVLNILEWVKITKVPKSPEYMKGVINLRGNVLPVIDMKLKFGMEVTQQTSDTCILVLDIDIDNESIQVGAIVDSVQEVLELTEDKILPPPSIGSKYKSEFIYGVAKSADEFIMLLDMDKVFSIDELISLKETSANTKKKSVVEAVEAN from the coding sequence ATGAGTAAAAAATTGAATTATGAATCCGATTCTTTTTTATCGTTCAAACTGGGTGATGAACTGTTTTCGGCAAATGTGGCTAAAGTATTGAATATTCTTGAGTGGGTAAAAATTACCAAAGTTCCGAAATCTCCTGAATATATGAAAGGAGTGATTAATCTACGAGGTAATGTTCTGCCCGTAATTGATATGAAACTGAAATTTGGAATGGAAGTAACGCAACAAACTTCAGACACTTGTATTCTTGTGCTTGATATTGATATTGATAATGAATCAATACAAGTTGGAGCAATAGTTGATTCAGTGCAGGAAGTACTGGAATTAACCGAAGATAAAATTCTGCCACCGCCAAGTATCGGAAGTAAGTATAAATCAGAATTTATTTATGGAGTGGCAAAAAGTGCTGATGAATTCATTATGCTTCTTGATATGGATAAAGTGTTTTCAATAGATGAATTAATTAGCTTGAAAGAAACTTCTGCTAATACAAAGAAAAAGTCTGTTGTTGAAGCAGTTGAAGCAAATTAA
- a CDS encoding chemotaxis protein CheA, with protein sequence MDQFIQKFIEEASDLINELEEVSLLLEKDTSNKEIVERIFRIMHTIKGSAGMFGFSKIDEFTHQLETIYDLVRTDKMTIFPDILDITFSSVDHLKLLLFNQNKYSKKILNQHQNLLDKILAISSLSDITTEIYSDNLKTPVNSEEEKTIHTYYIYFEPASDILQNGTNPLYLIDELNDIGTAKTFCRTNKIPEINKIKPEKSYVAWELFIATNMGINSIIDVFMFVEEDSKLVVKKISKKNLLEEPAFEGILNKAIKHEEKVDVDQLMELIHELEFLFDGGLEEEKIIISDKTEEDKQITSIRVSSEKLDELMNLVSELVTMQVRLNLIADNHQTPELTEAAEDINKLSHQLSDNAFSLTLLPIETMLTRFQRLVRDLSKEMGKEIIFEIEGADTELDKSIIQNLIDPVLHIFRNSIDHGIEDPEIRIKKGKPRQGKILLKSYYSGANVIIQVEDDGKGIDPEVIINSAIKKGIISKNANLSKREKLNLIFLPGFSTADNVSDISGRGVGMDVVRRKLADLHGEVEVESELGKGSTITLKIPLTLSILDGLLVEIDDVKYLIPLTVIDKIYAVEHSKLVNTFNNQIILDGEKIPFYYLREEFGLDESTKKTEQVLVIKYNTTRIGLAIDNVIGEFQAVLKPLGKLYREQDIFSGATILGDGTVALILDTHKIIKTFSNQTIYSKQ encoded by the coding sequence ATGGATCAATTTATTCAGAAATTTATTGAGGAAGCGTCTGATTTGATCAATGAACTTGAAGAAGTTTCCTTATTACTGGAAAAAGATACTTCAAACAAGGAAATTGTTGAGCGTATTTTCCGAATTATGCATACTATTAAAGGCTCAGCAGGCATGTTCGGTTTTTCAAAAATTGATGAATTTACTCACCAGCTTGAAACAATTTATGATTTAGTGAGAACCGATAAAATGACCATATTTCCGGATATTCTTGATATTACCTTTTCTTCAGTTGACCACCTGAAATTATTACTTTTCAATCAAAATAAATACAGTAAGAAAATTCTTAATCAACATCAGAATCTTTTAGACAAAATTCTTGCTATCAGTTCATTATCAGATATAACAACAGAAATCTATTCAGACAATCTTAAAACCCCGGTAAATTCTGAGGAAGAAAAAACAATTCATACCTATTATATTTATTTCGAACCTGCAAGTGATATTTTACAAAACGGCACTAACCCTCTTTATCTAATTGATGAATTAAATGATATTGGAACAGCAAAAACCTTTTGCAGGACTAATAAGATACCGGAAATAAATAAAATTAAACCCGAAAAATCTTATGTTGCATGGGAGCTTTTTATAGCCACAAACATGGGGATTAATAGTATAATTGATGTTTTTATGTTTGTTGAAGAAGATTCAAAATTAGTAGTAAAAAAAATTTCAAAGAAAAACTTATTAGAAGAACCTGCATTTGAAGGAATACTAAACAAAGCAATCAAGCATGAAGAAAAAGTAGATGTAGATCAGTTAATGGAATTGATTCACGAACTGGAATTTCTTTTTGATGGAGGATTAGAAGAAGAAAAAATAATAATTTCGGATAAAACAGAAGAGGACAAACAAATTACAAGCATAAGGGTATCCTCTGAAAAATTGGATGAACTTATGAACCTTGTTTCGGAATTAGTTACCATGCAGGTACGCCTGAATCTTATAGCCGACAATCATCAAACACCCGAACTAACAGAAGCAGCAGAAGATATTAATAAATTATCACACCAATTAAGCGATAATGCTTTTAGTTTAACATTATTGCCTATAGAAACCATGCTAACCCGTTTTCAACGCCTTGTAAGAGATTTATCAAAGGAAATGGGAAAAGAAATTATTTTTGAAATTGAGGGTGCTGATACAGAATTGGATAAATCAATAATACAAAATCTTATTGACCCTGTTTTACACATTTTTCGCAATAGTATAGATCATGGAATAGAAGACCCTGAAATCAGGATAAAAAAAGGAAAACCAAGGCAGGGTAAAATTCTGCTTAAATCATACTATTCAGGAGCTAATGTTATTATTCAGGTAGAAGATGACGGAAAAGGAATTGACCCTGAAGTGATAATAAACAGTGCAATTAAAAAAGGAATAATCTCAAAGAATGCAAATCTGAGCAAAAGAGAAAAGCTAAATCTTATATTTTTACCCGGTTTTTCAACTGCTGATAATGTTTCCGATATATCAGGCAGAGGAGTGGGAATGGATGTAGTTAGAAGAAAATTAGCTGATTTACATGGTGAGGTAGAAGTAGAATCCGAACTCGGTAAAGGCAGTACTATAACATTAAAAATTCCGCTGACACTTTCGATTCTTGACGGCTTACTTGTTGAAATTGATGATGTTAAATACTTAATTCCGCTTACTGTAATAGACAAAATTTATGCTGTTGAACATTCAAAGCTGGTCAATACTTTTAACAACCAAATTATTCTTGATGGAGAAAAAATCCCATTTTATTATTTGAGAGAAGAATTTGGACTTGATGAAAGCACAAAAAAAACAGAACAAGTATTAGTTATTAAATATAATACAACTCGTATAGGACTGGCTATTGATAATGTAATTGGAGAATTCCAAGCAGTATTAAAGCCTTTGGGAAAACTATATCGTGAACAGGATATTTTCTCAGGAGCAACTATTCTTGGCGATGGTACGGTTGCTTTAATACTCGATACACATAAGATAATTAAAACTTTTTCAAATCAAACAATATACAGTAAGCAGTAA
- a CDS encoding response regulator — MAKKILIVDDSESIREVISFTLENAGYKIDKAMDGKEALKLLDGTEYNLVITDLHMPVMNGLELIKEIRSMEQYKFVPILFLTTESQTEKKMEAKNSGATGWIIKPFVPDKLLMAVNKVIR, encoded by the coding sequence ATGGCAAAAAAAATTCTAATTGTTGACGACTCTGAAAGCATTCGTGAAGTAATAAGTTTTACTCTTGAGAATGCAGGCTATAAAATCGACAAAGCAATGGATGGCAAAGAAGCTTTAAAACTTCTTGATGGAACAGAATACAACCTGGTAATTACAGACTTACACATGCCGGTAATGAATGGGCTGGAACTTATTAAAGAAATCAGATCAATGGAACAATACAAGTTTGTACCCATTCTGTTTCTTACAACAGAATCACAGACAGAAAAAAAAATGGAGGCAAAAAATTCAGGTGCCACCGGATGGATAATAAAACCCTTTGTGCCCGATAAGTTATTAATGGCAGTAAATAAAGTAATAAGATAA